From uncultured Desulfobacter sp.:
AGATCTGGCATATAATAAGGCTGAAGATGCCTATGATGCCGTGCTTGACGGTGATTCTTTTGAGCAGGTTGCCTTGGTTGCAGCTAAACAGCCTGTAAATACGCCGGCCTTTACTGTTTTGGGAAGCGAACTTAAGGGTATGGGTATTTCGGATCCCGGTGAGTTCGCCACCACCGCCTTTTCCCTGGTTGATAATGAGATCAGTGAAGTCAAGAAAATTGGAAATAATTATTACTTGATACATGTGCTTGAACAAATAGATCCAAAGCTACTTGCCTATGAAGAGGTAAAGCATGAAATTGCCGTTAAATTAACTGATGGGCTGCAAAAACAGGCGGCTAAGCAAGCCGCTGCGTCAATGCTTGAAAAAGCAGGAAGTGATGTCGCAAGTCTTGAAAAACTTGCCAGTGATAACCACCTTAAGGTTGAATCCAGTAAGATGTTTACCCGCAATGAAGCTGTTCCGGATATTACCGGATCAGAGGCTATTGCACAAGCCGCCTTTACCCTTGATGAAAAAAATCGTGTTTATAAAAACGTTATTGAAGCTTCCGGGAAATTTTACATTATCTGCCTGAAGGAACAACAGATACCTGATGCTGCTGCCATTGCCGATAACCTTGACAAAGTTAAGATGCAACTTGAAACCCGAAAACAACAAGATTATTATTCTCAATGGTTGGCGACCCAGAAAAAGAAAGCTGAAATACGAATAAATACAGATTTGATTAACTGAGTATTAAGGTAGAGAGATATCTGTTTGTTATTTTGACCATAGGCATAATGCCCATAAATGGTGATTCAGGATTTATTTTTGATTCGGAAGCGGCTTTACCTGTTCTAACACATTTTCTTTCAGATAATAGTCCAGGTCAAACAGCTGTTTAAACGTGAGATCGGTAAATTTTACATGTCGCTTTCTGACTTTCATTGAACTGAATGACGGTGTATCCGTTATTTCATAGTCGGCAATGGTCTGAAAGGGAAGGTCACCGACATAATATCCCAGACTGCTTAAGAAAATAGACTCTTCGTTTCTATGTACAGATTTTTTTGATTTGTCTTCGGTGTTTATATATTTAAAACACAATCCGCCCATACTGATGTCGATGATTTGACCAATTTTATTCGAATTGGGGCTGATGGCCGCATAGGCACCTTCCACCGCTTTATATCGTTTGTTTTTTCGACGTTCGATGGTTCTTTTTCTGCCAACCATAAGTAAATTCCCAACATTTTGTGTTAAAAATCTTTTTTGCCTACCTTCCCTCTTATAAAACAAGCAATATTCATACCCCAAAATAGTATTTGTGGCTTTATCCTAAGTACTAAGTCCTAAGCGACGATAATGGCGAATAAATAAAAATGGTCCATTTTGCTTTTGTTAGGTTCAATAAAAAGTTTTTCTGATATTATGAAATTTATTTGGTAATAATTGTGTAAATAAAGTGTTAAATTGGGTAGAAAATTATATAGTTATGGGCTGTATAATTCTTTAGGATTCTGCTTGAACGATCTGCCATACAGTCTGACACACACTGTAATCAAACCCCCTGTATCGCAGATAGTTCATCATTTTTTTTCTGCGCTCATATTCATCCAGCCCGCTCCAGGCCTGCTTTTTATTTTCAACGGCCTTTAATGCCAGTTCCTCGTCTTTAAATGCAGTTAACAGTTCTCCAGCAAGTGCTGGATCAATGCCTTTTTTACGCAATTCAAATCCAAGGGCAAATACGGATTTGGGTTTGTAACGGATTCGACTTTCAATGAACTGGCGTGCAAAGGCTTTGTCATCGAGGTAATTAAAGTTCGACAACTGCACAATGACCTGCTCAGTAATGTTCGCATCATATCCTTTCTTCATCAAATATTCTTTCATTTGCCGGATGGTTTTAGGACTTTTTGATAGATATCCCAGAGCCTTTCGGTATGCTTTTTCAACAGTCATTTTATATATGAGAGTCCGAATATGTCGTTAAGTTATTCTTATGTTTTGTTGTAGATTGAATCTGGGTGCTAATAAATCAGGTCAGCCCATTGCTTTTTATATGAAACAGGCTTTTGCTTCCTGTTTCTTTCCAGGTAACCATCAGGTGGGACAGCTTTTCCTTTGAATTGTGCCTGACAATAAGATGATCTGTGAACAGCAGGTTCTTTTCAAAGTTCATTGAAACAAGGCTTTGCACGGTATCTCCAGCCAGGGCCTCCTTTTGATAGATTACGTCACATTTAAACGGGGTATATTCAAAGTTTAACGTGCCGGGTAAAGATGCCACTGCCCATCTGACATAGACCGGGTTATTCACGTGTTCGTTGAGATCCAGATCAAGGAAATGAACCGGGAAGCAGCGCTCATGGTCAACATGGGTAAGACCTGCATTCGGTTTGATCAGTTTCGCAGGTTCTTGCACAGGGTGCTTCATCAAAGACGCCGGCATATTCGGGGCCAGCCTTACCGGCCTGTTGTTTGCAGCTTTTATTAATATCCAGAGACTTGAGGCGGTTACCAGAGGACAGGGATTTTCCAATGTATGCTCCTGTTCCGTTATCAGCCTGAACTGTCTGACCTCATAAAGGTTTTTCCAAGGAGCCCGCCATGTCTGAACGACCAGGGGCGTCATCCAGTCAATGGGTTTATCAATCTTTATCCGGTATTGGACCACTACCCATTTAAGATTCTTTTTGGCCATGTCAAATCCGGAAACTCCCTGGGCGTGACATTGGGCTGAGGCTGCATCCTGGAATACATTTAAAAGCCAGTCCATTTTGACCCTTCCGCCGATGGTTAAAGCGGAATAGGGCAAATTAAATTTTTGCGAAAATATGTCAGGGTTGTTTCTCATTTTTTTTAACGCTTTCAATCAAGCGACCAGGTGTTGTAGCCAGATCCTTGAGCAGGTTGAGCAATCCTTTTCCCACTGCGGACGGATGAAGGGGTACCACCGTGGGATCTGATATTTTTCCATAGGCCCTGGCTGGCAAAGAAACAAGACGGCCGTCAAGGATTGTATTTACAATCGGAATATGTTTAATGATGGTATCAATGGTTTTAAAGGGAGCCACTAGAAAGATGATATCCAGGGAATCATTTAGCGGATCTACCCATCCTTCGGCTATGATGGCCATATTATCTGCGTCAATAAAGGCTTTTTTTATATGCACTACGCTTTCTTTTACTTCTGCATTGGCCTCAAATGTTTTAAATCCGAACCCCTGTTGCTTCAGGTCGGTGTCTCCTAAAATATTGAGCATTGATAAAACCCTGGAAAGCACCGTGGCTTTGAATATACGTCCAGACTGAGCCTGAAAATTAAAATGTCCGTTTTGTTTGGATTTTACCTGGGGCAGCGTCTGTGCAACGCCGGACAGTTCTCCCTTAAGTGTATAACTTCCTTTAATAACACTTTGACTTCCTGTCAAACAACCGATTGAAAGCGACACCTCTTTTGCCTGATCTGTGTTCAAAAAAATGTGGGTTGAAACCTTAGGGATTTCTTCAGCATGATTAAAGGTTATCCGGGCTGAAAGGTCAAGATCGCAAAGGCGTGCATGGGTAATATGTATATTCGTGGTCGGTTGAGAAATTATTACCTTTGCCTGAACCCCTTGATATACAAGCTGGTCATAAGCCAATGTGTTGATATTAAAAAAAATTTCTTTCTGCTTTATCAGGGGGCGCGGCGGGCGTGGGGATTGATGGGGTGTAGCTGTTTTTTCCCGGGAAAAAAGGGAATCTATATTAAGCGTGTCTGCCGTGATGGTGATGTTGCTCGTTTTATCTGTTGAAATGATTAACGCATTTTTACCGGTCACCGCCCGAAGTTTACGGTAAAGATACGAATCTGGGTGAAGCATGTTTTCCAGAGTCGTTTTATCCAGTTTTCCGGAAAAATTAATTTTCGGCATATCCGGTTGGTTATAAAATAATATATCAGCTTGGGTTTTTTCTCCATCCAGTATCTGCACTTTTGAAGGGGTTATTTTATCTATGGCAGGCCCGTCTGCCATGAAGGCTATCGTTGCACCTGAGATCGTGAGTAGCTGCCCCTGAAACATACAGGTGTCTGTCTGTTTCACAAACTGCCCCCGGGTCAATGTCAGGGGCAGGCCAATACTTTGGGTATATTCCGGTGAAATGTTTTTTTCAAGCCAGGTGACATCTTCAATGGTACAGGCAATTTCCGAAAGTTTTTTTGTTGAAGGGGTCGCGTTGAATTTTAAGGATACATCGGATATCCCTTTGGTCTTGTTGGAAAATATGACATTGCCTTTCTTTACCCGGCCTGTCATGTGAACCTGCCACAGGCCTGGCGAGAACATGGGCCCTTTAATACTAAGGTTTTTAATGTCCATAATTCCGGAAAAATTTTTAACCGGTCCAAGCTTTTTTTTTGCCCCGGGAAAAAGATCAACCAGTAATGCCACCTGTTCCAGAACGATATTGGCGGCCGTGTTGTTTATATTCATGGATACGGGACCCATGGTATCTATGCCGGCATTAAGGTTTGATATCCTGCTGTTCCCTATAGCACCTGATATGTTTTTCAGGAGAATCTTATGTTTGTCCATAAGAAAAGAGCCGTCATCGATATTTATGGGTAACGGCATGCGCTGGTAATTCCCGTTTGCCTGGATGTTTTTTGCTTCGATCTTGACATCAAGGTCTTTGTGGGCTTGGGTCTGATTCAACTCAAGAACCGCATCTGCCCTACCTTTTAGACCGGATATTTTTGACATTTCCCGGGAAAGTGCCGTATTGGGTAACAGGGAGATAAGCGTTGCCGGAAGTTCTGCTAAATCGACCTTAAGGGGGAATTTGCCTGAAAATGGGACGGTCTGTTGATGAATTAGATTGATATCAAGGTCACCACCGGTGATAACGGTTTTTGCCACATGGCCGCCTTTAGGGTGAATGCTCAGCACCCCGTTTTTCATCTCTGCACAGCCCGAGGAATTGTACACAATGACAGGCACATGGGGGATTTTAACTGTGGCAGATTCTGCACAGCCGTTTATAAAAAGGTTTTCTGCTTTGAACAGAAGACGTCTGTCTTTGCTTTTAAACCCCACTGTAACCTTGGGGGCGGTTCCTGCCCTGAGTATGTCAAACAGGATTTGTGGTGTTTTAAGTCCGTTAAGCATTGGCAGGCACACCTGTCTCGCCTGGCTGATATCGATATGCTCCCCGGTAAATTTAATGCTTGATGCCTCTTGTCCGGTGGAAAGAGATACATCCATTCCAACGCGCCCTTTGGGATAAACAAGTTCCAAGGGCGCAAGGTGTGCCGTCATTCTGTATTTTGACAGGGCAAATTTAAAGTCCAGTTCCCTTGCGTCAATGCGGTCCTCATTGGGTGCTTTAAGATAAGCCTGAAGGGATGTGACTTTCAGATTGCCTGCAAGAAAGGTGTTTTCATCATGGCGGCAGTCCACTGT
This genomic window contains:
- a CDS encoding acyl-ACP thioesterase domain-containing protein → MRNNPDIFSQKFNLPYSALTIGGRVKMDWLLNVFQDAASAQCHAQGVSGFDMAKKNLKWVVVQYRIKIDKPIDWMTPLVVQTWRAPWKNLYEVRQFRLITEQEHTLENPCPLVTASSLWILIKAANNRPVRLAPNMPASLMKHPVQEPAKLIKPNAGLTHVDHERCFPVHFLDLDLNEHVNNPVYVRWAVASLPGTLNFEYTPFKCDVIYQKEALAGDTVQSLVSMNFEKNLLFTDHLIVRHNSKEKLSHLMVTWKETGSKSLFHIKSNGLT
- a CDS encoding regulatory protein RecX → MTVEKAYRKALGYLSKSPKTIRQMKEYLMKKGYDANITEQVIVQLSNFNYLDDKAFARQFIESRIRYKPKSVFALGFELRKKGIDPALAGELLTAFKDEELALKAVENKKQAWSGLDEYERRKKMMNYLRYRGFDYSVCQTVWQIVQAES
- a CDS encoding PilZ domain-containing protein, coding for MVGRKRTIERRKNKRYKAVEGAYAAISPNSNKIGQIIDISMGGLCFKYINTEDKSKKSVHRNEESIFLSSLGYYVGDLPFQTIADYEITDTPSFSSMKVRKRHVKFTDLTFKQLFDLDYYLKENVLEQVKPLPNQK
- a CDS encoding AsmA-like C-terminal domain-containing protein, giving the protein MNKKRILRIAVFFSVTVAACAVALFFAITLFINTEQVKERLTKVLQDKTGIEVRFNQLAFTFTPLPGFRITDISAPIDQTNLVTIKKALVELNPVQLLKLNTVVRRITLQSPQLIGNETVAGKNKSTASPDFAASVKNEFNRLLDLPLADTNHLDIIITNARSNYFNTMDCRVLMTGRTRSVNIKAQISGLRLKTDHIPPLESALKGRITGLDIPHLTVDCRHDENTFLAGNLKVTSLQAYLKAPNEDRIDARELDFKFALSKYRMTAHLAPLELVYPKGRVGMDVSLSTGQEASSIKFTGEHIDISQARQVCLPMLNGLKTPQILFDILRAGTAPKVTVGFKSKDRRLLFKAENLFINGCAESATVKIPHVPVIVYNSSGCAEMKNGVLSIHPKGGHVAKTVITGGDLDINLIHQQTVPFSGKFPLKVDLAELPATLISLLPNTALSREMSKISGLKGRADAVLELNQTQAHKDLDVKIEAKNIQANGNYQRMPLPINIDDGSFLMDKHKILLKNISGAIGNSRISNLNAGIDTMGPVSMNINNTAANIVLEQVALLVDLFPGAKKKLGPVKNFSGIMDIKNLSIKGPMFSPGLWQVHMTGRVKKGNVIFSNKTKGISDVSLKFNATPSTKKLSEIACTIEDVTWLEKNISPEYTQSIGLPLTLTRGQFVKQTDTCMFQGQLLTISGATIAFMADGPAIDKITPSKVQILDGEKTQADILFYNQPDMPKINFSGKLDKTTLENMLHPDSYLYRKLRAVTGKNALIISTDKTSNITITADTLNIDSLFSREKTATPHQSPRPPRPLIKQKEIFFNINTLAYDQLVYQGVQAKVIISQPTTNIHITHARLCDLDLSARITFNHAEEIPKVSTHIFLNTDQAKEVSLSIGCLTGSQSVIKGSYTLKGELSGVAQTLPQVKSKQNGHFNFQAQSGRIFKATVLSRVLSMLNILGDTDLKQQGFGFKTFEANAEVKESVVHIKKAFIDADNMAIIAEGWVDPLNDSLDIIFLVAPFKTIDTIIKHIPIVNTILDGRLVSLPARAYGKISDPTVVPLHPSAVGKGLLNLLKDLATTPGRLIESVKKNEKQP